A genomic segment from Lignipirellula cremea encodes:
- a CDS encoding P-loop NTPase fold protein, whose product MTKQEKCPTFLIEDTPASEDAFGPHQRIADAIADLIESSEAGGKVIGLEGGWGAGKSTVVGFLFKRFSKNDNHTAISFDAWAHEGDPLRRTYLETLIQELRATKWVDDATWEKRREEIAHRRRETTTRITPKPTKLGVVLAVSILLVPLGTAFLSAGLRAGVTFGGELLPNWVFIVGLLLALSPFWVLLVNFIRILCTRNSKKADSQVDESKHESEAIPSEWAFLFSRAINETRSETVESPNPTSIEFEDYFTKLMREALGTFNERRCLLVLDNLDRVDPENALAIWSTLQTFLQDRSHRKEGWFRRIWVVVPFDPGGLRKLWDKGSPGEDSTTPTGVNESSASDSFLDKSFQVRFHVPPPVLSDWKAYVYRLVTEALPEHGVEDRHWIYRFFDHCRTRTGEPPTPRELKLYVNQIGAVHRQWEHTFPVQHVAYYVLYRRAGKSIIERLRKEAGFPSEQDTAFLGENLRRNLAGLAFNVEPDKGIELLLAEPIYQALADGDSTKLSLLEESNPDGFWAVLEIVATSKLHDAGEGFCTSDVELYLAIIEGAKEGLSGFANWCKSGLEHLPKDKWAAQFSGDFSCFRLMLALADQEQTPELKTGFSDALANHAQSVCSGDQIPGL is encoded by the coding sequence ATGACAAAACAAGAAAAGTGCCCCACATTCCTGATCGAGGATACACCCGCAAGCGAAGATGCGTTCGGACCGCATCAGCGAATTGCTGACGCAATCGCAGATTTGATCGAGTCGTCGGAAGCTGGCGGCAAAGTGATCGGCCTCGAAGGTGGATGGGGCGCAGGAAAATCGACCGTTGTTGGATTTCTTTTCAAACGATTCTCCAAAAACGACAACCACACTGCAATCTCGTTCGATGCTTGGGCGCATGAGGGCGATCCCCTTCGTCGTACTTACCTCGAAACATTGATTCAAGAGCTTCGGGCCACAAAATGGGTTGATGATGCAACGTGGGAGAAACGGCGTGAGGAGATTGCTCATCGCCGGAGGGAAACTACGACAAGAATCACGCCGAAGCCAACAAAACTCGGTGTGGTTTTGGCGGTGTCGATACTTCTCGTTCCCCTTGGAACAGCATTTCTGTCAGCCGGGCTTCGTGCCGGGGTGACATTCGGAGGTGAACTTCTACCAAATTGGGTGTTCATCGTCGGACTTTTATTGGCGTTGTCGCCCTTCTGGGTCTTGCTTGTGAATTTCATCAGAATCCTCTGCACCCGTAACAGCAAGAAGGCCGATTCACAGGTCGATGAAAGCAAACACGAGTCCGAAGCGATTCCTTCCGAGTGGGCATTTCTGTTCAGCCGAGCAATCAACGAAACTCGTTCTGAAACGGTAGAATCGCCAAACCCTACGTCGATTGAGTTTGAGGACTACTTCACCAAGTTGATGCGTGAAGCACTGGGGACGTTTAACGAGCGTCGGTGTCTGCTTGTTCTGGACAATTTGGATCGTGTTGACCCAGAGAACGCACTTGCCATCTGGTCCACGTTACAGACGTTTCTTCAAGATCGCAGCCACCGCAAGGAAGGCTGGTTCAGGCGAATCTGGGTTGTTGTTCCCTTTGATCCGGGTGGCTTGCGAAAGCTCTGGGACAAAGGCTCGCCGGGCGAGGATTCGACGACACCCACTGGTGTCAACGAGAGTTCCGCATCGGATTCTTTTTTGGACAAGAGCTTTCAAGTGCGGTTCCATGTCCCACCGCCCGTGCTTTCTGACTGGAAGGCTTACGTTTATCGCTTGGTCACAGAAGCGCTTCCAGAACATGGGGTGGAAGATCGCCACTGGATTTACCGGTTTTTCGACCATTGTCGAACGAGGACTGGCGAACCACCTACTCCCCGTGAGTTGAAACTGTACGTGAACCAGATTGGGGCGGTTCATCGCCAATGGGAACACACGTTTCCAGTTCAGCATGTTGCCTATTACGTCCTTTACCGGCGGGCCGGGAAGTCGATCATTGAGCGGTTGCGTAAGGAGGCCGGCTTTCCATCGGAGCAAGACACCGCCTTTCTCGGGGAAAATCTACGTCGAAATCTCGCCGGACTTGCGTTCAACGTCGAACCGGACAAAGGGATTGAGCTTTTGCTGGCGGAACCAATCTACCAAGCTCTAGCGGATGGCGACTCCACAAAGCTGAGTCTGTTGGAAGAGAGCAATCCAGATGGTTTTTGGGCAGTGCTAGAAATAGTCGCCACTTCCAAGTTGCACGACGCCGGAGAAGGTTTTTGCACGAGCGACGTGGAATTGTATTTGGCAATCATCGAGGGGGCAAAAGAGGGACTTTCCGGCTTTGCTAACTGGTGCAAGAGCGGCTTGGAGCATCTACCGAAGGACAAATGGG